The Paraburkholderia sp. FT54 genome includes a region encoding these proteins:
- a CDS encoding DUF3300 domain-containing protein, protein MPAAPLPASAAPASAVPASEAQPQARQYPPEELEALVAPIALYPDSLLSQVLMASTYPLEVVHAARWIKEHANLKGDAAVKAAQDQQWDVSVKSLVAFPQVLLPMNDKLDWTQRLGDAFLAQEKDVLAAVQRLRVRAQQAGNLTTNPQQKVIVEAPPAGRPGGQPVQGGQAAPTPQTIVRIEPADPQVIYVPSYNPTTVYGGWSAPAYPPTYWPPPPAYYPGAALASGFAWGLGIAAAGAIFSDCNWNNGDVNVNVNRATNIDRNFDRTKVEGGKWQHDAQHRQGVAYRDNATRDKYSRSAQGADSRRDYRGRTDATAGRTRPADRSATGNPGAGNRTGRANNANVANRGGGANTAGLGNRANTSERGGAAGNRAQTGNRNSAAGNRAQTANRNATAGNRAQASNPGVAAGNRAQTSNRSAATNNRTQAPARVGATSAQAGSRGGGYSGGGRDTAFQGVGGGAAAQRDYNRGRASVQSSGINRAASGGARGGGGARGGGGRR, encoded by the coding sequence ATACCCGCAGCGCCACTTCCGGCCTCGGCAGCACCGGCCTCGGCAGTTCCGGCTTCTGAAGCGCAGCCCCAGGCGCGGCAATACCCTCCCGAGGAACTCGAGGCGCTGGTTGCGCCGATCGCACTCTATCCCGATTCACTGCTGTCTCAGGTCCTCATGGCGTCGACGTATCCGCTCGAAGTCGTGCATGCCGCACGCTGGATCAAGGAGCATGCGAACCTCAAGGGCGACGCTGCAGTGAAAGCGGCGCAAGATCAGCAGTGGGATGTCAGCGTGAAGTCCCTGGTCGCGTTTCCTCAAGTGCTGCTGCCGATGAACGACAAGCTCGACTGGACCCAGAGACTCGGGGATGCATTCCTCGCCCAGGAAAAGGATGTGCTTGCCGCCGTGCAGCGATTGAGGGTTCGCGCTCAACAAGCTGGAAACCTGACAACGAACCCACAGCAGAAGGTGATAGTCGAAGCGCCGCCAGCCGGGCGCCCAGGTGGACAACCTGTTCAAGGTGGACAAGCGGCCCCAACGCCCCAGACCATCGTGCGCATCGAACCGGCCGACCCGCAGGTCATCTACGTGCCCTCCTACAATCCAACGACCGTCTATGGCGGATGGAGCGCCCCGGCCTACCCGCCGACGTACTGGCCACCACCTCCGGCGTACTACCCGGGTGCTGCCCTCGCGAGCGGATTCGCGTGGGGTTTGGGTATCGCCGCTGCCGGCGCGATCTTCAGCGATTGCAACTGGAACAACGGCGACGTCAACGTCAACGTCAACAGGGCCACGAACATCGACCGCAACTTCGACCGCACCAAGGTGGAGGGCGGCAAGTGGCAGCATGACGCGCAGCACCGTCAAGGCGTCGCCTATCGTGACAATGCAACACGCGACAAGTACTCGCGGAGCGCACAGGGAGCCGACTCGCGACGTGACTATCGCGGACGCACCGACGCCACTGCTGGGCGCACCCGCCCGGCCGACAGGAGCGCGACTGGCAACCCGGGAGCCGGCAACCGCACGGGACGCGCGAATAACGCGAATGTTGCGAACCGTGGCGGTGGTGCGAATACTGCAGGTTTGGGCAATCGGGCCAACACGTCCGAGCGTGGCGGTGCAGCCGGCAATCGCGCACAAACTGGCAACCGCAACTCCGCTGCCGGCAACCGTGCACAAACGGCAAACCGCAACGCCACTGCCGGCAATCGCGCGCAAGCGTCCAACCCCGGTGTCGCGGCGGGTAATCGCGCCCAGACATCAAATCGAAGCGCGGCAACGAACAATCGCACCCAGGCGCCCGCTCGCGTCGGTGCAACGAGCGCCCAGGCCGGATCCAGGGGCGGCGGCTACTCAGGCGGTGGGCGCGACACGGCATTCCAGGGCGTCGGTGGAGGCGCTGCTGCCCAACGTGACTACAATCGCGGGCGGGCGAGCGTGCAGTCCTCGGGCATTAACCGTGCCGCTAGTGGAGGCGCGCGCGGGGGTGGCGGGGCCCGCGGCGGCGGTGGGCGGCGTTGA
- a CDS encoding DUF2950 domain-containing protein, translated as MKGLPRIRIALARSGSWVTVLLAFGLASMPAMSAQKFFQTPEAAMNAFGTAVANNDQQELRALLGADFRQVIPPVGAEIRDKFLSEWQTSHSIQPIDNDDARIAVGTEGWTLPIPLLKTSQGWRFDMRAGADEMRVRRIGRNELAVIQTMLAICDAQREYVSTYHDGRNLYLYADKFESSPGKHDGLYWPTTAPDEAPSPLGPAFMSAGARNAAQSGYYGYHYKLLRAQGPNAPGGAYDYMVNGRLYGGFAVIAWPARYGATGIKSFTVSHDGQVYERDLGRDSAKKAEAMTSFNPGPGWDKVSP; from the coding sequence ATGAAGGGACTACCACGTATCAGGATCGCCCTCGCCAGGTCCGGAAGCTGGGTGACTGTTCTACTGGCCTTCGGCCTTGCGTCGATGCCGGCTATGAGCGCGCAGAAGTTCTTCCAGACACCCGAAGCAGCCATGAACGCCTTCGGAACGGCCGTGGCCAACAACGACCAGCAAGAGCTGAGGGCTTTGCTCGGTGCCGATTTCCGCCAGGTGATTCCTCCTGTGGGCGCGGAGATCCGGGACAAGTTCCTGAGCGAGTGGCAGACGTCCCATTCGATTCAGCCGATCGACAACGACGACGCCCGGATCGCAGTGGGCACTGAAGGCTGGACGCTTCCCATACCGCTTTTAAAGACGTCACAAGGCTGGCGATTCGACATGCGCGCAGGCGCCGATGAAATGCGTGTTCGCCGTATCGGACGAAACGAGCTCGCAGTGATCCAGACGATGCTTGCAATCTGCGATGCTCAACGGGAATACGTGTCGACATATCACGACGGCAGGAACCTCTACCTCTATGCGGACAAATTCGAAAGTAGCCCGGGAAAGCACGACGGACTCTACTGGCCCACCACCGCCCCCGACGAGGCACCGAGCCCCCTTGGGCCAGCCTTCATGAGTGCAGGCGCACGCAATGCGGCGCAGTCCGGCTACTATGGCTATCACTATAAGCTGCTCCGCGCCCAAGGTCCCAATGCGCCAGGCGGCGCGTACGATTACATGGTGAATGGTCGGCTATACGGTGGCTTTGCCGTCATTGCGTGGCCAGCCCGTTACGGCGCTACAGGCATCAAGAGCTTCACGGTGAGCCATGACGGGCAGGTATATGAACGCGACCTCGGTCGGGACAGCGCGAAGAAGGCTGAGGCGATGACGTCGTTCAATCCAGGGCCGGGATGGGATAAGGTGTCTCCTTGA
- a CDS encoding BamA/TamA family outer membrane protein, translated as MRRRHPVSLLARLIAAIFTAAIVVSCNACADEQPLSFTDPEDGRLDMSDFLLKHKGALPVPIVITEPAVGYGLGLGLLFFSGPLTGTDSEPTDDRGHRVPPNVTALGGLYTANGTWATAVGHFHTWDKDRYRYLGALAKVDAHLDYFGPSGQPRAYTLQGAALLQQFLVRIGDSRWYGGVRYVFFDSSSTFTGGSVPVELGNFQKNQRIAAGSLILDYDSRDNIFYPAAGSFAEFETQFARPGFGGTQNYNVYAARGFTWIPLSHTLILGLRVDTKFSTGDIPFYAQPYVDLRGVQKGRYQDRNAITTEAELRWDVTPRWSLLGFTGVGKAYGRSQSFSATQNIQSVGAGFRYLIARKLGVSIGIDVAHSKDQNAFYIQVGSAWR; from the coding sequence ATGAGGCGTCGTCATCCGGTGTCGTTGTTAGCGAGACTGATTGCCGCCATTTTTACGGCAGCGATAGTGGTGTCCTGCAACGCGTGCGCTGACGAACAGCCGCTCAGTTTCACCGATCCCGAAGATGGGCGACTGGACATGAGCGACTTCCTTCTCAAACACAAAGGCGCGCTGCCAGTACCCATTGTGATCACCGAACCGGCCGTCGGGTATGGCTTGGGGCTCGGATTGCTGTTCTTTTCCGGCCCACTGACCGGCACGGACTCTGAACCTACGGACGATCGCGGACACCGAGTGCCCCCGAACGTCACTGCACTGGGCGGCCTCTATACCGCGAACGGTACGTGGGCGACAGCCGTCGGCCACTTTCACACTTGGGACAAAGACCGGTATCGTTACCTCGGTGCGCTGGCGAAGGTCGATGCTCATCTGGACTACTTTGGTCCGTCCGGTCAGCCAAGGGCCTATACCCTGCAGGGTGCCGCGTTGCTCCAGCAGTTCCTCGTGCGCATCGGGGACAGCCGCTGGTATGGCGGTGTGCGTTATGTCTTTTTCGACTCTTCATCCACCTTCACGGGCGGCAGCGTTCCAGTTGAACTGGGAAACTTCCAGAAGAACCAGCGGATCGCCGCTGGGAGCCTCATCCTGGACTATGATTCACGCGACAACATTTTCTATCCCGCCGCAGGCAGTTTTGCGGAGTTCGAGACGCAGTTCGCGCGCCCAGGATTCGGCGGCACCCAAAATTACAACGTATACGCTGCACGTGGCTTCACCTGGATACCCCTGTCGCATACGCTGATCCTTGGCCTGCGTGTGGACACAAAATTTTCGACAGGCGACATTCCGTTTTATGCGCAGCCATACGTTGATCTGCGGGGCGTGCAGAAGGGACGGTACCAGGACCGTAATGCGATCACGACCGAGGCGGAGTTGCGCTGGGACGTGACGCCCAGGTGGTCACTGCTCGGCTTTACTGGTGTGGGTAAGGCTTACGGACGGTCGCAGAGCTTTTCTGCGACACAAAACATACAAAGCGTGGGGGCGGGGTTCCGTTATCTGATCGCTCGCAAGCTGGGCGTGTCCATCGGCATTGACGTCGCTCACAGCAAAGACCAGAACGCGTTCTATATTCAGGTCGGCAGCGCATGGCGCTGA